The following proteins come from a genomic window of Actinopolyspora saharensis:
- a CDS encoding tautomerase family protein has product MPVVTVNWWSGVDGTGRRELVEEVTRTVSRIAECPEAAVTVLIQDVERSHWGSGGEVVEDR; this is encoded by the coding sequence ATGCCGGTCGTAACGGTCAACTGGTGGTCCGGAGTGGACGGAACAGGCAGACGTGAGCTCGTCGAGGAGGTGACCCGCACGGTCTCGCGAATAGCCGAGTGCCCCGAAGCGGCGGTCACCGTACTGATCCAGGACGTGGAACGCAGCCACTGGGGGTCGGGTGGCGAGGTGGTCGAGGACCGCTGA
- a CDS encoding anthranilate synthase family protein has translation MSTEDTETTGSAAELINRLRSADGPPFALLRRWDPEHDEPGPVEVLIGPITTVEHLSEIPLPQGAPDHGAGHDALALVPFRQIRERGFDCHDDGTPLRVLRVEESHRLDTRDVLDALPDHELALHEDGFDVDDETYAATVKRIVHDEIATGEGANFVIRRDFTARIRDHSTDSALTLFRRLLRAEHGSYWTFLVHAGPEADEHGGRTLVGASPEVHVRLDDGEAVMNPISGTYRYPDTGPDRAGLLRFLADPKENAELSMVLDEELKMMSAVGDRGGRVHGPYLREMAHLAHTEFEIRGRTGMDARDVLRETSFAATVTGSPLENACRVIRRYEPSGRGYYAGALALFSRDSRGGQRLDSPILIRAADIAPDGRVRMPVGATLVRDSDPSSEVAETWTKAAGVLTALGVRQRTATTNPARPDGGFARDPLVAARLGARRDSLAPFWLRPREELPAPTGRALIIDTGDSFTAMLAQVFRSLGLNPIVRGYATPPDELLGTRAELTVLGPGPGNPDDQDDARMARLRELAQQLVHEARADEHPLLGVCLGHQLIGRELGLPLLRKTRPHQGLQRDIDLFGQRSTVGFYNSFTAHADEDTAARLHTSGIELSRDADSGEVHAFRAPNIAGVQFHPESVLTLDGRATVHELVQRLAPGIAPGPLDS, from the coding sequence ATGAGCACCGAGGACACCGAAACGACCGGCTCCGCCGCCGAACTGATCAACCGCCTGCGCTCCGCGGACGGCCCGCCCTTCGCGCTGCTGCGCCGCTGGGACCCCGAGCACGACGAACCCGGACCCGTCGAAGTGCTCATCGGGCCGATCACCACGGTCGAGCACCTCTCCGAGATCCCGCTTCCGCAGGGCGCTCCCGACCACGGCGCCGGGCACGACGCCCTCGCGCTCGTGCCGTTCCGCCAGATCCGCGAACGCGGCTTCGACTGCCACGACGACGGCACCCCGCTGCGGGTCCTCCGGGTGGAGGAAAGCCACCGGCTCGACACCCGCGACGTGCTCGACGCCCTGCCCGACCACGAGCTCGCACTGCACGAGGACGGTTTCGACGTCGACGACGAAACCTACGCGGCAACCGTCAAGCGGATCGTGCACGACGAGATCGCCACCGGCGAAGGGGCGAACTTCGTGATCCGGCGCGACTTCACCGCCCGGATCCGCGACCACAGCACCGACTCGGCCCTGACCCTGTTTCGCAGGCTGCTGCGGGCCGAGCACGGCTCCTACTGGACGTTCCTCGTGCACGCAGGCCCCGAGGCCGACGAGCACGGCGGGCGAACGCTGGTGGGCGCCAGCCCCGAAGTGCACGTGCGGCTGGACGACGGCGAAGCGGTGATGAACCCGATCAGCGGCACCTACCGCTACCCCGACACCGGCCCCGACCGCGCAGGCCTGCTGCGGTTCCTCGCCGACCCCAAGGAGAACGCGGAACTGTCGATGGTGCTCGACGAGGAACTGAAGATGATGTCGGCGGTCGGCGACCGCGGCGGCCGCGTGCACGGGCCCTACCTGCGGGAAATGGCGCACCTGGCCCACACGGAGTTCGAGATCCGCGGCCGCACCGGGATGGACGCGCGCGACGTCCTCCGCGAGACCTCGTTCGCGGCCACCGTCACCGGAAGCCCGCTGGAGAACGCCTGCCGCGTGATCCGCCGCTACGAACCCTCCGGCCGTGGCTACTACGCCGGAGCGCTGGCGCTGTTCTCCCGCGACTCCCGCGGAGGCCAGCGACTCGACTCGCCCATCCTCATCCGCGCCGCCGATATCGCCCCCGACGGGCGAGTCCGCATGCCCGTGGGGGCGACCCTGGTGCGGGACTCGGACCCCTCCTCGGAAGTCGCCGAAACCTGGACCAAAGCAGCAGGCGTGCTCACCGCGCTGGGCGTGCGCCAACGAACGGCCACCACGAACCCCGCCCGCCCCGACGGGGGCTTCGCGCGGGACCCGCTGGTCGCCGCACGGCTGGGGGCCCGGCGCGACTCGCTGGCCCCCTTCTGGCTGCGCCCGCGGGAGGAGCTCCCCGCCCCGACCGGACGAGCCTTGATCATCGACACCGGGGACAGCTTCACCGCCATGCTCGCGCAGGTGTTCCGCTCGCTCGGGCTGAACCCGATCGTGCGCGGCTACGCCACCCCACCGGACGAGCTGCTGGGCACGCGGGCGGAACTCACCGTGCTCGGGCCCGGCCCCGGCAACCCCGACGACCAGGACGACGCCCGCATGGCCCGACTGCGCGAACTGGCCCAGCAGCTGGTCCACGAGGCCCGAGCGGACGAGCACCCGCTGCTGGGCGTGTGCCTGGGACACCAGCTGATCGGCCGCGAACTCGGACTGCCCCTGCTGCGCAAAACGCGGCCGCACCAGGGGCTGCAGCGCGACATCGACCTCTTCGGACAGCGCTCCACCGTCGGGTTCTACAACTCCTTCACCGCTCACGCCGACGAGGACACGGCAGCGCGACTGCACACCAGCGGGATCGAACTCAGCCGCGATGCGGACAGCGGCGAGGTGCACGCCTTCCGCGCGCCGAACATCGCCGGTGTGCAGTTCCACCCGGAGTCCGTGCTCACCCTCGACGGCCGGGCGACCGTGCACGAGCTCGTCCAGCGGCTCGCGCCCGGGATCGCACCGGGACCTCTCGACAGCTGA
- a CDS encoding FAD-dependent monooxygenase, producing the protein MNETHTDVLVVGGGPVGLLLADELRSRGIRVVVTEAEEEIRQDPRAGTLHARTVQSLTRRGYLRTPATNPGSAASAPFHFAGLPGLAIHAPASEGPPLVNVPQIELERALDELARELGVDLRRGSRVTELRQEDGAVEVTVRAADGEHRIRAGYAVGADGARSTVRRQAGIDAATHPPNFAAVLGLVRLDRPGEIPGGWTHGPHGWTLVNPNPAGHSRVIVHDFRRPLPDHRAPVDLDELRERTSRVLGFEVGMSDPAFLTRFSDFCRLADEFRSGRVLLAGDAAHLHSPLGGQGLNLGLQDALNLGWKLALVASGSAPADLLDTYHAERHATARRVIDNTRAQAALMHPGEEFDPLRELFGELLNLRQANDHVQGMISGQDVVHEPLDSADAWHEGHFLTNLGMRIGGVHTSVAELLARGAGLLLLTPVARSELADAARQWKDRVETHEVELGEERPWSAALVRPDGYLAWTNAAGGTSAKSLREHLAHFFGPGGI; encoded by the coding sequence TTGAACGAGACGCACACCGATGTCCTCGTCGTCGGCGGAGGGCCTGTCGGCCTGCTGCTGGCCGACGAGCTCCGCTCGCGCGGAATCAGGGTGGTCGTGACGGAGGCCGAGGAGGAGATCAGGCAGGACCCCCGGGCGGGAACCCTGCACGCCCGGACGGTGCAGTCGCTGACCAGACGCGGCTACCTGCGCACACCGGCCACGAACCCCGGGAGTGCCGCTTCCGCGCCGTTCCACTTCGCCGGGCTGCCCGGACTCGCCATCCACGCACCCGCCTCCGAGGGGCCGCCGCTCGTGAACGTGCCGCAGATCGAGCTGGAGCGGGCGCTGGACGAACTGGCTCGCGAACTCGGCGTCGACCTCAGGCGGGGATCACGGGTCACCGAACTGCGGCAGGAGGACGGCGCGGTCGAGGTGACGGTGCGGGCCGCGGACGGTGAACACCGCATCAGGGCGGGATACGCCGTCGGGGCCGACGGTGCCCGGAGCACGGTACGTCGCCAGGCCGGTATCGACGCCGCCACCCACCCGCCCAACTTCGCGGCCGTGCTGGGGCTGGTGCGACTGGACCGGCCGGGAGAGATCCCGGGCGGGTGGACGCACGGCCCGCACGGGTGGACCCTGGTCAACCCGAACCCCGCCGGGCACAGCCGCGTGATCGTGCACGACTTCCGCAGGCCGCTGCCCGACCACCGCGCGCCGGTGGACCTGGACGAACTGCGCGAGCGGACGTCCCGGGTGCTGGGCTTCGAGGTAGGCATGAGCGACCCCGCGTTCCTCACCAGGTTCAGCGACTTCTGCCGGCTCGCCGACGAGTTCCGGAGCGGCCGGGTGCTGCTGGCGGGCGACGCGGCGCACCTGCACTCGCCGCTCGGAGGGCAGGGGCTGAACCTGGGCCTGCAGGACGCCCTCAACCTGGGGTGGAAACTCGCGCTGGTCGCCTCCGGCTCGGCTCCCGCCGACCTGCTGGACACCTACCACGCGGAACGCCACGCGACCGCGCGCCGGGTGATCGACAACACGCGGGCACAGGCCGCGCTGATGCACCCGGGCGAGGAGTTCGACCCGCTGCGCGAGCTCTTCGGCGAACTGCTGAACCTGCGCCAGGCAAACGACCACGTGCAGGGAATGATCAGCGGGCAGGACGTGGTCCACGAACCTCTGGACTCCGCCGACGCGTGGCACGAGGGACACTTCCTCACCAATCTGGGAATGCGGATCGGTGGCGTCCACACGAGCGTGGCGGAACTGCTCGCCCGGGGCGCGGGGCTGTTGCTGCTGACCCCCGTCGCCCGTTCCGAACTTGCCGATGCCGCCCGGCAGTGGAAGGACCGTGTCGAAACCCACGAAGTGGAGCTCGGCGAGGAGCGTCCGTGGAGCGCCGCGCTCGTGCGCCCGGACGGGTACCTGGCGTGGACGAACGCGGCGGGCGGGACTTCGGCGAAGTCGTTGCGGGAGCACTTGGCCCACTTCTTCGGGCCGGGCGGAATCTGA
- a CDS encoding FAD-dependent oxidoreductase yields the protein MPTANSSARVGRPRSITPTDGRFITLTSGMNQRYQAAPEVVYLPESSEQVRVAVGESATAGNRISVHSGGHCFEDFVFNPEVEAVVDLSAMNGVYFDSDHQAFAVEAGARLLDVYERLYLGWGVTLPGGLCYSVGAGGHVAGGGYGLLSRQHGLTVDHLYGVEVVVVDAEGRARLVTATREHTDPNRDLWWGHTGGGGGNFGIVTRYLFRSPGAVGEPPELLPQPPDEVLLNAVSLPWEELNREALTTLLGNFTGWYSEHSEPRTREAALSGMLMLNHSSNGHIGMLTQVDAGVTGAEDLLREHLERVLAGTGVTPRPMNAPVGEFAPMPELADTRRLSWLRAVRMIGTNTPYLTDPTLRGEHKSAYGRNRVPDSRASVLYDHLTAPSPNNPNSMLVVMSYGGAINTVGTSQTASAQRDSHYKLLYQAFWQHEEEDAENIAWVRSLYERTYADSGGVPVPDEFSDGCYVNYPDVDLGDERHNRSGKAWHDLYYKDNYPRLQQVKARWDPGDVFRHSQSVRLPGGTDDEHCE from the coding sequence ATGCCAACAGCCAACAGTTCCGCCCGAGTCGGGCGACCGAGGTCCATAACTCCGACCGACGGCAGGTTCATCACCCTCACCAGCGGAATGAACCAGCGCTACCAGGCAGCTCCGGAGGTCGTCTACCTGCCGGAGTCGTCCGAGCAGGTGCGCGTGGCGGTCGGGGAGAGCGCCACCGCCGGCAACCGGATCTCGGTGCACAGTGGCGGACACTGCTTCGAGGACTTCGTCTTCAACCCGGAGGTCGAAGCCGTCGTGGACCTCTCCGCCATGAACGGTGTGTACTTCGACTCCGATCACCAGGCGTTCGCCGTTGAAGCCGGTGCACGGTTGCTCGACGTCTACGAAAGGCTGTACCTCGGCTGGGGGGTCACCCTGCCCGGCGGGCTGTGCTACTCGGTCGGAGCGGGCGGACACGTGGCGGGTGGGGGCTACGGCCTGCTCTCCAGGCAGCACGGTCTCACCGTGGACCACCTCTACGGGGTCGAGGTAGTGGTGGTGGACGCGGAGGGACGAGCACGGCTGGTGACGGCCACCCGTGAACACACCGACCCCAACCGTGATCTGTGGTGGGGGCACACCGGTGGTGGCGGGGGCAACTTCGGGATCGTCACCCGCTACCTGTTCCGCTCGCCGGGAGCGGTCGGCGAACCACCGGAGCTGCTGCCCCAACCCCCGGACGAGGTGCTGCTGAACGCGGTGTCGCTGCCCTGGGAGGAGCTGAACCGCGAAGCGCTGACCACACTGCTGGGCAATTTCACCGGTTGGTACTCCGAGCACTCCGAGCCCCGCACCCGTGAGGCGGCGTTGTCCGGGATGCTCATGCTCAACCACAGCAGCAACGGCCACATCGGAATGCTCACCCAGGTGGATGCCGGGGTGACCGGGGCTGAGGACCTGCTGCGGGAACACCTCGAACGAGTCCTGGCGGGGACAGGGGTGACGCCCCGCCCGATGAACGCCCCGGTGGGCGAGTTCGCCCCGATGCCGGAGCTCGCCGACACGCGCAGACTGTCGTGGCTGCGGGCCGTCCGGATGATCGGAACGAACACGCCCTACCTGACTGACCCGACGCTGCGCGGCGAGCACAAGTCCGCCTACGGACGAAACCGCGTTCCCGACTCCCGCGCGTCGGTGCTGTACGACCACCTGACCGCGCCGAGTCCGAACAATCCCAACAGCATGCTGGTGGTGATGTCCTACGGAGGTGCCATCAACACCGTCGGGACGTCGCAGACGGCATCCGCACAGCGGGACTCGCACTACAAACTGCTCTACCAGGCTTTCTGGCAGCACGAGGAGGAGGACGCGGAGAACATCGCCTGGGTCCGATCGCTGTACGAGCGAACCTACGCCGACAGCGGAGGCGTCCCCGTCCCCGACGAGTTCAGCGACGGCTGCTACGTCAACTATCCGGACGTCGACCTCGGCGACGAGCGGCACAACCGCTCCGGGAAGGCGTGGCACGACCTCTACTACAAGGACAACTACCCCCGGCTGCAGCAGGTCAAGGCGCGGTGGGACCCCGGCGACGTGTTCCGGCACTCCCAATCGGTACGACTTCCCGGAGGCACCGACGATGAGCACTGCGAATGA
- a CDS encoding GlcG/HbpS family heme-binding protein — MNKVVQRSSISDELANKIVRAADEAAKQGEQRFAVAVVDESGQLKAFLRQDGAKLNAVQVAQDKAYTAASSKMSTETWSEKLSADAVLGAAAPTTIDRLAPMGGGLPIVVDGETVGAVGVSGAHWTDDVKIAEAGLRALD, encoded by the coding sequence ATGAACAAGGTAGTGCAACGTTCGAGCATCAGCGACGAACTCGCGAACAAGATCGTGCGCGCCGCTGACGAGGCCGCCAAGCAGGGCGAACAGCGATTCGCCGTGGCCGTGGTCGACGAGTCCGGCCAGCTGAAGGCCTTCCTGCGGCAGGACGGCGCCAAGCTCAACGCCGTCCAGGTCGCCCAGGACAAGGCTTACACGGCCGCTTCGTCGAAGATGTCCACCGAAACCTGGTCGGAGAAGCTCTCCGCGGACGCCGTACTGGGAGCGGCGGCTCCGACCACCATCGACCGGCTCGCTCCGATGGGTGGCGGACTGCCGATCGTCGTCGACGGGGAGACCGTGGGCGCCGTCGGTGTCTCGGGGGCGCACTGGACCGACGACGTCAAGATCGCCGAAGCGGGGTTGCGGGCCCTCGACTGA
- a CDS encoding Crp/Fnr family transcriptional regulator → MLLCLSGRLKVVYSRADGREVLLAIRGPGDVIGEFSGRDGQPRSATVQAIDPVIAYKLPDQRFNTLVQRFQLGTQLNSYLLGKMRESATYAWQLAHRTTAVRLADLLITLIDAAGPDHPCPATIALSQEELATALGLARSAVTPVLAEWKAAGLICVSRGKLHVADVATLERISRPDVSTSGQNGP, encoded by the coding sequence GTGCTGCTGTGCCTGTCCGGCAGGTTGAAAGTGGTGTACTCCCGGGCCGACGGTCGGGAGGTCCTGCTCGCGATTCGGGGCCCGGGAGACGTGATAGGCGAGTTCTCCGGACGGGACGGTCAGCCGAGATCGGCCACAGTACAGGCGATCGACCCGGTGATCGCGTACAAGCTTCCCGACCAGCGGTTCAACACACTCGTCCAACGTTTTCAACTGGGAACACAGCTGAACAGCTACCTGCTGGGCAAGATGCGCGAAAGCGCCACCTACGCGTGGCAACTCGCGCATCGCACCACCGCGGTGCGACTCGCGGACCTCCTGATCACTCTCATCGACGCAGCGGGCCCCGACCACCCGTGTCCGGCCACCATTGCCCTTTCCCAGGAGGAGTTGGCCACGGCGCTGGGGTTGGCCCGTTCGGCCGTGACCCCCGTGCTCGCGGAGTGGAAGGCGGCGGGGCTCATCTGCGTGTCCCGGGGGAAGCTGCACGTCGCCGACGTCGCGACACTCGAGCGAATTTCCCGTCCCGATGTGTCCACTTCTGGACAGAACGGTCCGTGA
- a CDS encoding HEAT repeat domain-containing protein — MRNSVVAGEEIVEQLAQAHAQPRTDRGLQDPEALRLLAERYVPPQDLLGETPGDEPETAFEVLHGHKFLVIGAQEDHGGQFAASKRLGFELWERHPGLVVREEVIDSEFRLRAEKLLLESEPAAVLIDLRDEADEDIQAVRRDMMGFTRQLERYRSFLIVIIPSKWMSAFEESFPGKTHLLGKPSPVEVFVQHLTRVDARALVGETGCVERLERLWPPQVAEMAEAVSGRIDRDESPEEALKNVLDSESHVWTSTLRQEIERRQQEGNFDWLGLLLAAAVLEGATAQHIVDASGQLLRCNELDVEQPVPLLRPSPVTKLFELTKEYFDPDGRQFPAPGFGPHVLRHFWSYHPDLHEPMLTWLGGLPHKIRDLDSFEMEQIADRVAELAEEGGASIALRIARTWGRSSLDKDPKKAPPSTTQVGRYQRSIAVRLLTNTAMHSTLGREVRQRLLAWSRDRTNIDIQQLTAEVCAGIGQSFPRIALTRLKHLANSEDDRVRAAVLDAVRRIGGELGTSRFLSYVEEWFDDASPPRLRMLSESVSGVLSEQSEQVEADSATSFWQRAVDTMPSEYLRPAVESWIRAAAAGAPGHSGEMVEPLVRATGSQWFRIVQMQRASRFGPNPPDLRGVEDESVTEVVHQLWTRLDEVDPVWQ, encoded by the coding sequence ATGCGCAACTCCGTGGTGGCGGGTGAGGAGATCGTCGAGCAGCTCGCCCAGGCACATGCCCAGCCACGCACCGACCGTGGTCTCCAGGATCCCGAGGCGCTCCGATTGCTGGCGGAGCGGTATGTGCCACCGCAGGATCTTCTCGGGGAGACTCCTGGTGACGAGCCCGAAACGGCCTTCGAAGTCCTGCACGGTCACAAGTTTCTGGTGATCGGTGCTCAGGAGGATCACGGCGGCCAGTTCGCGGCCAGCAAGCGCCTCGGTTTCGAACTGTGGGAAAGGCATCCGGGGCTCGTTGTCCGCGAGGAGGTCATCGATTCGGAGTTTCGCTTGCGGGCCGAGAAGCTGTTGCTCGAGAGCGAACCCGCGGCAGTGCTGATCGACCTCCGTGACGAGGCGGACGAAGATATCCAGGCAGTGCGCCGGGACATGATGGGATTCACGAGGCAACTCGAGCGCTATCGGAGCTTTCTCATCGTGATCATTCCTTCCAAGTGGATGAGCGCGTTCGAGGAGTCCTTCCCCGGAAAGACGCATCTGCTCGGCAAGCCGTCCCCCGTCGAGGTCTTCGTGCAGCACCTGACTCGTGTGGATGCGCGTGCGCTCGTCGGGGAAACCGGGTGCGTCGAGCGCTTGGAACGGTTGTGGCCACCGCAGGTGGCGGAAATGGCCGAGGCGGTTTCGGGCCGGATCGATCGGGATGAATCGCCGGAAGAAGCTCTCAAGAACGTACTCGACAGTGAGTCGCACGTTTGGACTTCCACGCTGCGGCAGGAGATTGAGCGCAGGCAGCAGGAGGGTAACTTCGACTGGCTCGGTCTGCTGTTGGCGGCGGCTGTGTTGGAAGGCGCTACGGCCCAGCACATCGTGGATGCTTCCGGTCAGCTGTTGAGGTGCAACGAGCTGGACGTGGAACAACCCGTGCCGCTGTTGCGACCGAGTCCGGTCACGAAGTTGTTCGAGCTGACCAAGGAGTACTTCGACCCGGATGGTCGGCAGTTCCCAGCGCCTGGTTTCGGACCCCATGTGCTCCGGCACTTCTGGAGCTACCATCCTGATCTGCACGAACCGATGCTGACTTGGCTGGGCGGCCTGCCCCACAAAATTCGCGATTTGGACAGTTTCGAGATGGAACAAATCGCGGATCGGGTTGCCGAACTCGCGGAGGAGGGCGGTGCCTCCATTGCTCTCAGAATCGCACGGACTTGGGGAAGATCCTCCTTGGACAAGGACCCCAAGAAAGCACCACCATCCACCACTCAGGTGGGCCGCTACCAGCGGTCGATCGCCGTGCGCCTGCTGACTAACACCGCGATGCACTCGACGCTGGGCAGGGAAGTGCGCCAGCGGTTGTTGGCATGGTCGCGGGACAGAACCAACATCGATATCCAGCAGCTGACGGCCGAGGTGTGCGCGGGGATCGGGCAGTCCTTCCCCCGCATCGCGCTGACCCGACTCAAACATCTGGCCAACTCGGAGGACGACCGAGTGCGTGCTGCCGTCCTGGACGCCGTGCGGCGGATCGGTGGCGAACTCGGCACGTCCCGCTTTCTGAGCTATGTGGAGGAATGGTTCGATGACGCTTCTCCACCACGTCTCCGGATGCTCTCCGAGAGCGTCTCAGGGGTGCTGTCCGAGCAGAGCGAGCAGGTCGAGGCCGACTCGGCGACATCGTTCTGGCAGCGTGCCGTCGACACCATGCCATCGGAATACCTGCGCCCTGCCGTCGAGAGCTGGATCCGCGCTGCAGCTGCCGGGGCCCCGGGGCACAGCGGCGAGATGGTGGAACCGCTCGTGCGGGCCACCGGATCCCAGTGGTTTCGGATCGTGCAGATGCAGCGCGCCAGTCGATTCGGCCCGAACCCGCCGGACCTGCGTGGGGTCGAGGACGAGTCAGTGACCGAGGTCGTACATCAGTTGTGGACGCGGTTGGACGAGGTCGACCCCGTCTGGCAGTAG
- a CDS encoding VOC family protein encodes MAIELENVGIVVRDLEATIAFFTDLGLTVVGRDAVSGEWADTAVGLDGNHADIAMLRTPDGHGHLELFEYIHPEAIESEPARPNEIGMHRVAFSVDDIDEALETAARHGCYPLRGVATYEDVYKLTYVRGPSGIIVMFAEALK; translated from the coding sequence ATGGCCATCGAACTTGAGAATGTCGGCATCGTCGTTCGCGATCTCGAAGCGACGATCGCCTTTTTCACCGACCTCGGGCTCACGGTCGTCGGCCGCGACGCGGTCAGTGGTGAGTGGGCCGACACCGCCGTCGGTCTCGACGGCAACCACGCCGACATCGCGATGCTTCGGACACCGGACGGGCACGGTCACCTCGAGCTCTTCGAGTACATCCACCCCGAGGCGATCGAGTCGGAGCCCGCTCGGCCCAACGAGATCGGCATGCACCGCGTCGCCTTCTCGGTCGACGACATCGACGAGGCTCTGGAGACAGCCGCGCGGCACGGTTGTTATCCGCTTCGTGGCGTGGCGACCTACGAGGACGTCTACAAGCTCACGTACGTCCGCGGGCCCAGCGGCATCATCGTGATGTTCGCCGAGGCGCTGAAGTAG
- a CDS encoding DsbA family oxidoreductase produces the protein MSTANDTRLATPDENPTVTVTVWSDPGCPWATLALETLRRLAGERVTVEHRAFPLELFNSRPTPREIVDEEIAAISDFLPSLGWRRWRNEDSAYPVSMLPPMEAVRAVASLQGPVAADELDAALRDAFYRRSECITITPTILEVADRCSTVDTELLADALRSGTHRGAVHEDWRTARSGAVRGSPHLFTPDGRSVHNPGAVWESHDASGARRPALRDYDEGWVEKFLDPGYRSRPATT, from the coding sequence ATGAGCACTGCGAATGACACCCGTCTCGCCACACCGGACGAAAACCCGACCGTGACGGTGACGGTCTGGTCCGATCCGGGGTGCCCGTGGGCGACCCTGGCGCTGGAGACCCTGCGCCGCCTCGCGGGAGAGCGGGTGACGGTGGAGCACCGCGCGTTCCCGCTGGAGCTGTTCAACTCCAGACCCACGCCGCGCGAGATCGTCGACGAGGAGATCGCGGCCATCTCGGACTTCCTGCCCAGCCTCGGATGGCGCCGCTGGCGCAACGAGGACTCCGCCTACCCCGTCTCGATGCTTCCTCCCATGGAGGCGGTGCGCGCCGTAGCCTCGCTGCAGGGCCCGGTGGCCGCCGACGAGCTGGACGCCGCGCTGCGCGACGCGTTCTACCGCCGCAGCGAGTGCATCACGATCACGCCGACGATCCTGGAGGTCGCGGACCGATGCTCCACTGTGGACACCGAGCTGCTCGCCGACGCGCTGCGCAGCGGCACCCACCGGGGAGCCGTTCACGAGGACTGGCGAACGGCACGGTCGGGAGCAGTCCGCGGCAGCCCGCACCTGTTCACGCCGGACGGCAGGTCGGTGCACAACCCCGGTGCGGTCTGGGAGTCGCACGATGCGTCGGGCGCGCGGCGGCCCGCGCTCCGGGACTACGACGAGGGCTGGGTCGAGAAGTTCCTCGACCCGGGTTACCGATCTCGACCGGCCACCACCTGA
- a CDS encoding Cmx/CmrA family chloramphenicol efflux MFS transporter, translating into MPIALFVLGLTVFSLGTTEFMIAGLLPELAAGFGVSLPDAGLLISLFAVGVVIGAPTMTVLTARVPKKATLVTLLVVFVVGESLAAAAPSYGVLMAARVITAISHGAFFGIGAVVAANLVPQEKKARAIAIMFGGLTIATIAGVPMGTFIGQHFGWRATFWAVAVLGLISLVGVSTLIPHQPKGEQPGIRNELSAFANPKVWLALATTMLSQAGLYAAYTYIAPLLTNVTDFPETAVAPLLMLFGVGSFLGTVLGGRFADRGLMTTLTVGLVLLSGMLLLFSATAHNGVTMIATLGLFGVASFLINPALQTRVMNESEGAPTLTSASNISAFNIGNALGPWLAGLGISAGYGYLAPSWIGAILAAAALLTALAGAAADRRQRRAATASPAVANRSEPAVSSG; encoded by the coding sequence ATGCCCATCGCACTGTTCGTCCTCGGGTTGACGGTGTTCAGCCTGGGAACCACCGAATTCATGATCGCCGGGCTGCTGCCCGAGCTGGCAGCGGGATTCGGAGTCTCACTGCCCGACGCCGGGCTGCTGATATCGCTGTTCGCCGTCGGCGTCGTCATCGGCGCGCCGACGATGACCGTGCTGACCGCGAGGGTCCCCAAGAAGGCCACGCTGGTCACCCTGCTCGTGGTGTTCGTCGTGGGGGAGAGCCTGGCGGCCGCCGCACCGAGCTACGGAGTGCTCATGGCCGCCCGCGTGATCACGGCGATCTCGCACGGCGCGTTCTTCGGCATCGGCGCCGTGGTGGCGGCGAACCTGGTACCGCAGGAGAAGAAGGCCCGCGCGATCGCGATCATGTTCGGCGGACTGACCATAGCCACGATCGCGGGAGTCCCCATGGGGACCTTCATCGGTCAGCACTTCGGCTGGCGGGCCACCTTCTGGGCCGTCGCCGTGCTCGGGCTGATCAGTCTGGTGGGTGTCAGCACGCTCATTCCGCACCAGCCGAAGGGTGAGCAGCCCGGCATCCGCAACGAACTGTCAGCCTTCGCGAACCCGAAGGTCTGGCTCGCGCTGGCCACCACGATGCTCAGCCAGGCAGGACTGTACGCCGCTTACACCTACATCGCCCCGCTGTTGACCAACGTGACCGACTTCCCCGAAACGGCCGTGGCCCCACTGCTGATGCTGTTCGGAGTGGGAAGTTTCCTCGGTACCGTACTCGGCGGCAGGTTCGCCGACCGAGGGCTGATGACCACCCTGACAGTCGGTCTGGTGCTGTTGAGCGGCATGCTGCTGCTGTTCAGCGCGACCGCGCACAACGGCGTGACCATGATCGCCACCCTGGGGCTGTTCGGCGTGGCCAGTTTCCTGATCAACCCCGCCCTGCAGACCCGCGTGATGAACGAGTCGGAGGGTGCGCCGACGCTGACCAGCGCGAGCAACATATCGGCGTTCAACATCGGCAACGCCCTCGGCCCCTGGCTGGCCGGTCTCGGCATCAGCGCCGGATACGGCTACCTCGCACCCAGCTGGATCGGAGCGATCCTGGCAGCCGCGGCACTGCTGACCGCGCTGGCGGGAGCTGCCGCGGACCGGAGGCAACGGAGGGCGGCGACGGCCTCCCCCGCTGTCGCGAACAGGTCCGAACCCGCCGTTTCGTCCGGCTGA